A DNA window from Mycobacterium sp. IDR2000157661 contains the following coding sequences:
- a CDS encoding TIGR03089 family protein: MTTVSSAILDPLMAADPAGPRITYYDDGTGERIELSTATLANWAAKTANLLRDELGAGPASRVAVLLPPHWQTAAVLFGIWWIGAEAVLDTDQGQADVALCTIDRLADADSAVGMGEIAVLSLDPFGKPVPDLPVGLTDYATAVRVHGDQIVPERHPGAALAGRSPDEVLAQARTSADSRGFTALDRVLSTKQWATPTELVDNLLAVFISGASLVQVCNPEPTALDRRRQVEKVSRVIE; the protein is encoded by the coding sequence GTGACGACAGTCAGTTCGGCGATTCTCGATCCGCTCATGGCCGCCGACCCCGCCGGTCCGCGGATCACCTACTACGACGACGGCACCGGCGAGCGCATCGAACTGTCGACGGCCACGCTGGCGAACTGGGCGGCCAAGACGGCCAACCTGCTGCGCGACGAGCTCGGCGCCGGCCCGGCCAGTCGTGTGGCGGTCTTGCTGCCCCCGCACTGGCAGACCGCGGCGGTGTTGTTCGGGATCTGGTGGATCGGGGCGGAAGCCGTGCTGGACACCGACCAGGGGCAGGCCGATGTCGCGCTGTGCACCATCGACCGGTTGGCCGACGCCGACAGCGCCGTCGGGATGGGCGAGATCGCGGTGCTGTCGCTGGATCCGTTCGGCAAGCCGGTACCCGACCTGCCCGTCGGGCTGACCGACTACGCGACGGCCGTGCGGGTGCACGGCGATCAGATCGTCCCGGAGCGCCACCCGGGTGCCGCGCTGGCGGGGCGGTCGCCCGACGAGGTCCTCGCGCAGGCGCGGACTTCCGCTGACAGTCGCGGTTTCACAGCGCTTGATCGGGTGTTGTCCACCAAGCAGTGGGCGACACCTACCGAATTGGTCGACAACCTTCTGGCTGTCTTCATCTCAGGGGCGTCGTTGGTGCAGGTTTGCAATCCGGAGCCGACTGCGTTGGACAGGCGCAGACAAGTCGAAAAGGTCAGCCGCGTCATCGAGTGA
- a CDS encoding acyl-CoA dehydrogenase, producing MAQWSGNPSFDLFQLPEEHHELRAAIRALAEKEIAPHAADVDENSRFPQEALEALNASGFNAVHVPEDYGGQGADSVATCIVIEEVARVDASASLIPAVNKLGTMGLILRGSDDLKKKVLPDLVEGQLASYALSEREAGSDAASMRTRAKADGDDWILNGGKAWITNGGKSSWYTVMAVTDPDKGANGISAFMVHADDEGFTVGAKEKKLGIKGSPTAELYFENCRVPGDRIIGEPGTGFKTALATLDHTRPTIGAQAVGIAQGALDVAIEYTKDRKQFGQSISEFQAVQFMLADMAMKVEAARLMVYTAAARAERGEGDLGFISAASKCLASDVAMEVTTDAVQLLGGAGYTQDFPVERMMRDAKITQIYEGTNQIQRVVMSRALLK from the coding sequence ATGGCTCAATGGAGTGGAAACCCGTCGTTTGATCTTTTTCAGTTGCCCGAGGAGCACCATGAGCTGCGTGCCGCCATCCGGGCGCTGGCGGAGAAGGAGATCGCGCCCCACGCCGCTGACGTCGACGAGAACTCCCGATTCCCCCAGGAGGCGCTGGAGGCGCTCAACGCCTCGGGGTTCAACGCGGTTCACGTGCCCGAGGATTACGGCGGGCAGGGGGCCGACTCGGTGGCGACGTGCATCGTCATCGAAGAGGTGGCCCGGGTGGACGCGTCGGCGTCGCTCATCCCCGCCGTGAACAAGCTTGGCACCATGGGCTTGATTCTGCGCGGCTCGGATGACCTGAAGAAGAAGGTGTTGCCCGACCTTGTCGAGGGGCAACTTGCCTCGTACGCCCTCTCTGAGCGGGAGGCGGGCAGCGACGCGGCGTCAATGCGCACCCGCGCGAAGGCCGATGGCGACGACTGGATTCTCAACGGCGGAAAGGCGTGGATCACCAACGGCGGGAAGTCCTCCTGGTACACCGTGATGGCGGTGACCGACCCCGACAAAGGAGCCAACGGTATTTCGGCATTCATGGTGCACGCCGATGACGAGGGTTTCACGGTCGGCGCCAAGGAGAAGAAGCTCGGCATCAAGGGCTCGCCGACCGCCGAACTGTACTTCGAGAACTGCCGAGTTCCGGGTGACCGGATCATCGGCGAGCCCGGAACGGGCTTCAAGACAGCGCTGGCCACTCTGGATCACACCCGGCCGACCATCGGCGCGCAGGCGGTCGGCATCGCGCAAGGCGCTCTCGACGTGGCGATCGAATACACCAAAGACCGCAAGCAGTTTGGCCAGTCCATCAGCGAATTCCAGGCCGTCCAGTTCATGCTCGCCGACATGGCGATGAAGGTCGAGGCGGCCCGGCTGATGGTCTACACCGCTGCAGCGCGCGCAGAACGCGGGGAGGGTGACCTCGGGTTCATCTCGGCGGCGAGCAAATGCCTCGCCTCGGACGTGGCGATGGAGGTCACCACCGATGCCGTGCAGTTGTTGGGCGGTGCCGGCTACACGCAGGACTTCCCGGTGGAACGAATGATGCGCGACGCCAAGATCACTCAGATCTACGAGGGTACGAACCAGATTCAGCGGGTGGTCATGTCGCGCGCGCTGCTCAAGTAA
- the purE gene encoding 5-(carboxyamino)imidazole ribonucleotide mutase, whose product MRMADERSTPRVGVIMGSDSDWPVMQDAAVALSEFDIPFEVGVVSAHRTPGRMLDYARGAAPRGIEVIIAGAGGAAHLPGMVAAATPLPVVGVPVPLDRLDGLDSLLSIVQMPAGVPVATVSIGGARNAGLLAVRILGSGDPQLRGRIEAFQADLETAVLQKDAALRERLLDY is encoded by the coding sequence ATGCGCATGGCTGATGAACGGTCCACGCCTCGGGTCGGTGTGATCATGGGCAGTGACAGCGACTGGCCGGTGATGCAGGACGCCGCCGTTGCGCTCAGCGAATTCGACATTCCGTTCGAGGTGGGCGTGGTGTCAGCGCATCGGACTCCCGGTCGGATGCTGGACTACGCCCGCGGCGCGGCCCCCCGAGGCATCGAGGTGATCATCGCGGGCGCCGGAGGCGCTGCGCATCTGCCCGGCATGGTGGCTGCCGCCACTCCACTTCCGGTCGTCGGGGTACCGGTACCTTTGGACAGGCTCGACGGGCTCGACTCCTTGCTGTCGATCGTGCAGATGCCGGCGGGGGTGCCCGTCGCAACGGTGTCGATCGGTGGGGCCCGCAACGCGGGGTTGCTCGCGGTGCGCATCCTGGGATCGGGCGACCCGCAGTTGCGTGGGCGCATCGAAGCATTTCAGGCCGACCTCGAGACGGCGGTGCTGCAGAAGGACGCGGCGTTGCGCGAGCGCTTGCTCGATTACTGA
- a CDS encoding 5-(carboxyamino)imidazole ribonucleotide synthase has product MIGGGQLSRMTHQAAIALGQTLRVLAATPDDAAAQVTPDTVIGAHDDLDALRRVAAGVTAVTFDHEHVPGELLEELVAEGVTVAPPPSALIHAQDKLVMRRRLAALGAPVPRFAEITDVADLDGFAATVGESMVVKAARGGYDGRGVTLAGDLAEARRTVERYLADGVAVLVEEKVLMRRELAALVARSQFGQGAAWPVVETVQHDGICVEVVAPAPDLDSELGIGAAQLALRLADELKVVGLLAVELFETVDGRLLVNELAMRPHNSGHWTMDGARTSQFEQHLRAVLDYPLGDTTPIWPVTVMANVLGAAQPPTISLDERLHHLFARMPEVKVHLYGKAERPGRKLGHVNVTGGDGAVTELRERARRAARWLSHAEWDDGWDAHG; this is encoded by the coding sequence ATGATCGGCGGTGGGCAACTGTCCCGAATGACCCATCAGGCTGCCATTGCGCTCGGTCAAACGCTGCGCGTACTGGCCGCTACCCCCGACGATGCGGCGGCCCAGGTCACCCCCGACACGGTCATCGGCGCCCACGACGATCTTGACGCGCTGCGCCGCGTCGCCGCGGGAGTGACCGCGGTGACCTTCGACCACGAGCATGTGCCCGGCGAGTTACTTGAAGAACTCGTCGCCGAGGGCGTCACCGTCGCACCGCCGCCGTCGGCGCTGATCCACGCCCAAGACAAGCTGGTGATGCGGCGCCGGTTGGCCGCGCTCGGCGCGCCGGTGCCGCGATTCGCGGAGATCACCGATGTCGCCGACCTCGACGGGTTCGCGGCAACCGTGGGGGAGTCGATGGTGGTAAAGGCGGCGCGCGGCGGCTACGACGGACGTGGTGTGACGTTGGCCGGCGACCTCGCCGAGGCCCGTCGAACAGTGGAGCGATACCTGGCCGACGGCGTTGCCGTGCTGGTGGAGGAGAAGGTTCTGATGCGCCGGGAACTCGCGGCGCTGGTGGCGCGCTCGCAGTTCGGGCAGGGCGCGGCGTGGCCCGTCGTGGAGACCGTGCAGCATGACGGGATCTGTGTGGAGGTGGTCGCCCCCGCCCCCGATCTCGACAGTGAGCTCGGTATCGGCGCAGCGCAACTGGCACTGCGGCTTGCCGACGAACTCAAGGTGGTGGGGCTGCTCGCCGTCGAGCTGTTCGAGACCGTCGACGGCAGGCTCTTGGTCAACGAGTTGGCGATGCGACCGCACAACTCCGGCCACTGGACGATGGACGGCGCACGTACGAGCCAGTTCGAGCAACACCTCCGGGCGGTGCTCGACTATCCGTTGGGTGACACCACGCCGATCTGGCCGGTGACGGTGATGGCCAACGTCCTCGGCGCGGCGCAGCCACCCACCATTAGTCTCGATGAACGCCTCCATCATCTTTTCGCCCGGATGCCGGAGGTCAAGGTCCACCTTTACGGCAAGGCCGAGCGACCGGGTCGCAAACTCGGTCACGTGAACGTGACTGGAGGAGACGGCGCCGTGACGGAGTTGCGCGAGCGGGCGCGGCGCGCGGCACGTTGGCTGTCACATGCGGAATGGGACGATGGATGGGATGCGCATGGCTGA
- a CDS encoding GtrA family protein — MSFTDATIARLPRPIRPYFERHHELIKFAIVGATTFVIDSTVFYTLKLTVLEPKPVTAKIIAGIVAVIASYILNREWSFRDRGGRERHHEALMFFGFSGVGVLLSMAPLWFSSYVLQLRVPDVSLTVENVADFISAYIIGNLLQMAFRFWAFRRWVFPDEFGRNPDKAIESLTAGGIAEVLEDQRDPSLREGNVTPLRRPGRRARRHPQLGDAPEPRVSKTS; from the coding sequence GTGTCCTTCACCGATGCCACGATCGCGCGGCTGCCGCGTCCGATCCGGCCCTACTTCGAACGACACCACGAGCTCATCAAATTTGCGATCGTCGGCGCGACCACCTTCGTCATCGACTCAACGGTGTTCTACACGCTGAAGCTGACGGTATTGGAGCCCAAGCCGGTAACAGCCAAGATCATCGCTGGCATCGTGGCGGTCATCGCGTCCTACATACTCAACCGCGAATGGAGTTTTCGGGACCGCGGTGGGCGCGAGCGCCATCACGAGGCCCTGATGTTCTTCGGGTTCAGCGGTGTCGGGGTGTTGCTGTCGATGGCCCCGCTGTGGTTCTCCAGCTATGTGCTGCAGCTACGCGTACCCGATGTGTCGCTGACCGTCGAGAACGTCGCCGACTTCATTTCCGCCTACATCATCGGCAACCTGTTGCAGATGGCCTTCCGGTTCTGGGCGTTCCGCCGCTGGGTGTTCCCAGACGAGTTCGGCCGCAATCCGGACAAGGCCATCGAGTCGCTCACGGCGGGCGGCATCGCCGAGGTGCTGGAGGACCAGCGCGATCCGAGCCTGCGCGAAGGCAACGTAACCCCGCTGCGTCGCCCCGGTCGGCGCGCACGGCGACATCCTCAGCTTGGCGATGCCCCGGAACCCAGAGTGTCGAAAACCTCGTGA
- a CDS encoding PH domain-containing protein: MAYPENVLAHDEHVVLHRHPHWKRLTVPVLVLMVITAVSALGAGYVSSTNWDTTARQVVLLVILAVWLLIVGWLVVWPFLNWLTTHFVVTDRRVMFRHGLITRAGIDIPLSRINSVEFRHGLIDRMLRTGTLIIESAAQDPLHFQDIPRVERVHSLLYHEVFDTLGSGASPS; the protein is encoded by the coding sequence GTGGCTTATCCGGAGAACGTGCTGGCCCACGACGAACATGTGGTCCTCCACCGGCATCCGCACTGGAAGCGCTTGACCGTACCGGTGCTCGTCTTGATGGTCATCACCGCCGTGTCGGCCCTCGGGGCCGGTTACGTCAGCAGCACGAATTGGGACACCACCGCCAGGCAGGTCGTCCTACTCGTCATCTTGGCTGTCTGGCTGTTGATCGTGGGTTGGCTGGTGGTCTGGCCTTTCCTCAATTGGCTGACAACCCATTTCGTCGTCACCGACCGACGGGTCATGTTCCGCCACGGCCTGATCACTCGTGCAGGCATCGACATCCCGTTGTCGCGGATCAACAGTGTCGAGTTCCGCCATGGTCTTATCGACCGAATGTTGCGGACCGGCACGCTGATCATCGAGTCAGCGGCGCAGGATCCTCTCCACTTCCAGGACATCCCGCGCGTCGAGCGTGTCCATTCCTTGTTGTATCACGAGGTTTTCGACACTCTGGGTTCCGGGGCATCGCCAAGCTGA
- a CDS encoding class I SAM-dependent methyltransferase — protein sequence MAQPRRSGRAEPRRSCGDPPPEQERGEVAFGDARRARYGSVMALNSLSVAVAAARLAVTRPLELVDRFEGMREVRRMGPHAEIADARTDVYDAVHVSCGVSACSSCAEEIAAMTAEVNSRLSEEHLHDGGNTLAQTLWILIRHRKPARIVETGVARGISSAFQLGALAANGEGQLWSIDLPPVRGDWQVETGDAVPERLKGRWTYIRSSSRRGLPPLLAELGAIDMFVHDGLHTAETMTFEFHHVWPYLADSGVLVADDADANVAFVDFCRRAALEPLALIEAEKGSVVGVVNKK from the coding sequence ATGGCGCAACCGCGGCGTAGCGGCCGCGCCGAACCGCGGCGGTCGTGCGGTGATCCGCCGCCGGAACAAGAACGCGGCGAAGTAGCTTTCGGTGATGCTCGGCGTGCACGTTATGGTTCTGTTATGGCGTTGAATTCGCTTTCGGTGGCGGTTGCCGCTGCACGTCTGGCGGTGACGCGGCCCCTCGAGCTCGTCGACAGGTTCGAAGGCATGCGCGAGGTGCGGCGGATGGGTCCGCACGCTGAGATCGCCGATGCGCGGACTGACGTCTACGACGCGGTGCACGTGAGCTGCGGGGTTTCGGCGTGCAGTAGCTGCGCGGAGGAGATCGCAGCGATGACCGCCGAGGTGAATTCTCGTCTGTCCGAAGAGCATCTTCATGATGGCGGCAACACTTTGGCGCAGACGCTCTGGATCCTCATCAGGCACCGCAAACCCGCCAGGATCGTCGAGACGGGGGTGGCCCGCGGAATCTCGTCAGCCTTTCAACTCGGTGCGCTGGCAGCCAACGGTGAAGGTCAACTCTGGAGCATCGATTTGCCGCCGGTGCGCGGCGACTGGCAGGTGGAGACCGGTGATGCCGTTCCGGAACGCCTGAAAGGGCGATGGACCTACATCAGGTCTTCGAGCCGCCGGGGGCTGCCGCCGCTGCTGGCTGAACTCGGCGCCATCGACATGTTCGTGCACGACGGGCTACACACTGCGGAGACGATGACGTTCGAGTTCCATCACGTGTGGCCATACCTGGCGGACAGCGGAGTACTGGTCGCCGATGACGCCGATGCCAACGTCGCGTTCGTCGATTTCTGCCGACGCGCCGCGCTGGAGCCGTTGGCGTTGATCGAAGCTGAAAAGGGCTCGGTGGTCGGAGTCGTCAACAAGAAGTAG
- a CDS encoding cytochrome P450, with product MSSAIAQSVRLPPGPKWPVYAQGIAFLVARRRVMESLAKRYGTEFTMTLPFRPMVVLSDPALVKELFQTSTTLVQGVEPNLDVVFGPGSTFGLHGEDHRRRRKLLVPSFHGNRMRANEGVVEEEALKEIASWPEGEEFPVLESMMRITLNSILRAVFGAEGTELDTLRELMPRLMKRASVMAILPQLRHDWGPRSPWGRYMTSRREFDGVIRSLVEDIKKDPNFEERVDVLSLLVQSTYEDGTPMSLTEMADEMFTLLAAGHETTATSLAWAVERLRRHPDILSRLTDEIDAGGSDLLQATINEVQRCRPVIDACARQVIEEPVTIGEWVIPKDNIIRVDIGLIHQNEAVYPEAHRFNPDRFLHDKPDLYAWVPFGGGNRRCIGAAFANMEMNGVLTTMLREVRLEPTAAPAEKWRNRGVAAAPNRGGRAVIRRRNKNAAK from the coding sequence ATGAGTAGTGCGATCGCGCAGTCCGTGCGGCTGCCACCTGGACCGAAGTGGCCGGTCTACGCGCAAGGCATCGCGTTCCTGGTCGCCAGGCGCCGCGTGATGGAGTCGCTTGCCAAACGCTACGGCACCGAGTTCACCATGACGCTGCCGTTTCGTCCCATGGTGGTGCTCAGCGATCCAGCGTTGGTGAAAGAGCTGTTCCAGACGTCGACAACGTTGGTGCAGGGCGTCGAGCCCAACCTCGATGTCGTATTTGGGCCTGGTTCTACGTTCGGACTGCACGGGGAGGACCACCGCCGTCGCCGCAAGTTGCTCGTCCCGTCGTTTCATGGCAACCGGATGCGGGCCAATGAGGGTGTCGTCGAGGAGGAGGCGCTCAAGGAGATCGCCTCATGGCCGGAGGGCGAGGAGTTCCCGGTGCTGGAGTCGATGATGCGCATCACCCTCAACTCCATCTTGCGGGCGGTGTTCGGAGCGGAGGGCACCGAACTCGACACCTTGCGCGAACTCATGCCGCGGCTCATGAAGCGGGCGTCGGTGATGGCAATCCTGCCGCAGTTGCGTCATGACTGGGGCCCACGGAGCCCGTGGGGCCGCTATATGACTTCACGGCGCGAGTTCGATGGCGTCATCCGTTCGCTCGTCGAAGACATCAAAAAGGATCCGAATTTCGAAGAGCGAGTCGACGTGCTCTCGCTGTTGGTGCAATCCACCTACGAAGACGGCACACCGATGTCGCTGACCGAAATGGCGGATGAGATGTTCACCTTACTCGCCGCTGGTCACGAGACCACGGCCACGTCGTTGGCGTGGGCGGTGGAGCGGCTGCGCCGCCATCCGGACATCCTGTCCCGGTTGACCGACGAGATCGACGCTGGTGGTTCTGATTTGCTTCAAGCCACGATCAACGAAGTTCAGCGCTGCCGTCCGGTCATCGACGCCTGCGCGCGCCAGGTGATTGAGGAGCCGGTGACGATCGGCGAGTGGGTAATCCCGAAGGACAACATCATTCGCGTCGACATCGGCCTCATCCACCAGAACGAAGCCGTATATCCGGAGGCCCACCGGTTCAACCCCGATCGATTCCTTCACGACAAGCCCGACTTATATGCATGGGTGCCGTTCGGCGGCGGAAACCGGCGTTGTATCGGCGCGGCGTTTGCGAACATGGAGATGAACGGCGTGTTGACGACGATGCTGCGAGAGGTTCGGCTGGAACCCACTGCCGCGCCGGCGGAGAAATGGCGCAACCGCGGCGTAGCGGCCGCGCCGAACCGCGGCGGTCGTGCGGTGATCCGCCGCCGGAACAAGAACGCGGCGAAGTAG
- a CDS encoding class I SAM-dependent methyltransferase has product MAAARDQRVRTIKEWGKARLRNLFEVGQHVGVDVLPRHFYSEIPDIRALKSDRRWQRPYSMVGVAGTDIDGQLEWLRETCPRELAATLPALGLYEYAAMENGAVGFGPIETDLLYCFVRTRTPRRVVQIGAGASTSVVLRAAKEAGVQLDLTCVDPYPTDYLRRLGSNGAITLRDVPVQDLAASEFAALGPGDLLFIDSTHTVSPGSDVNYLILEVLPRLANGVFVHFHDVTMPYDYAPLVLSHDLFFWSESVLLHAYLADNPRFEIRFACALIHDRALERAQEIIPTYNNPMKTDRGVADANADGDFPASIWLEVVADPSG; this is encoded by the coding sequence ATGGCGGCTGCGCGCGATCAACGTGTTCGAACCATCAAGGAATGGGGAAAGGCTCGGCTCCGCAACCTGTTTGAAGTCGGCCAGCATGTGGGCGTGGACGTGCTGCCGCGACACTTCTACAGCGAGATCCCCGACATCCGCGCACTCAAGAGCGATCGTCGCTGGCAGCGACCCTACTCGATGGTAGGAGTGGCGGGCACTGACATCGATGGACAGCTCGAATGGTTGCGCGAGACCTGCCCTCGTGAGCTGGCCGCCACGCTTCCGGCCTTGGGTTTGTACGAGTACGCAGCAATGGAGAACGGCGCCGTCGGCTTCGGTCCGATCGAAACCGACCTGCTGTACTGCTTCGTGCGAACTCGCACGCCCCGGCGAGTGGTGCAAATCGGCGCGGGCGCGTCTACGTCGGTCGTGTTGCGCGCCGCCAAGGAGGCCGGCGTTCAGCTGGACCTCACCTGCGTCGACCCCTATCCCACGGACTACCTGAGGCGGCTGGGGTCCAACGGTGCCATAACGCTGCGTGACGTTCCGGTCCAGGACTTGGCGGCGTCGGAATTCGCGGCGCTGGGTCCCGGCGACCTGTTGTTCATCGACTCGACGCACACCGTGTCACCGGGAAGCGACGTCAACTATCTGATTCTCGAAGTACTGCCGCGGCTGGCCAATGGTGTGTTCGTGCACTTCCACGACGTGACCATGCCCTACGACTACGCGCCGCTGGTGTTGTCGCACGACCTGTTCTTCTGGTCGGAATCCGTGCTGCTTCATGCCTACCTGGCAGACAATCCCCGGTTCGAGATTCGGTTCGCCTGCGCACTCATCCACGACAGGGCACTCGAGCGAGCTCAGGAGATCATCCCGACGTACAACAACCCGATGAAGACCGATCGTGGTGTCGCGGATGCGAACGCGGACGGCGACTTCCCCGCGTCGATATGGCTTGAAGTCGTCGCCGATCCGAGTGGTTAG
- a CDS encoding class I SAM-dependent methyltransferase, which produces MDNEELVRRFYPEARVGGFSHVDGTVAFYSQLASIMSPADIVLDFGAGRGEPIHDDTVDYRRDLSNLMGRCAHLEGCDVDDVVLQNPFLDHAEVISPESPLPYPDNRFDIVVARSVLEHVDNAEHIARELMRVVKPGGVIAAVTPNKYGYIALGARAVPNRMHVKALKRIQPQRKAEDVFPTRYKLNTAAALRRAFGPDAEVHVAYWSAEPAYHFGRPTVYRFIKWMNKHLPAVLQPVLLVYIRKRKSA; this is translated from the coding sequence GTGGACAACGAAGAGTTGGTGCGGCGGTTCTACCCGGAGGCTCGTGTCGGTGGGTTCAGCCATGTGGACGGTACCGTTGCGTTCTATTCGCAGCTCGCGTCCATCATGAGCCCGGCAGACATCGTCCTGGACTTCGGTGCCGGACGTGGTGAACCGATTCACGACGACACCGTCGACTATCGGCGAGATCTGTCCAACCTGATGGGGCGATGCGCGCATCTAGAGGGATGTGACGTCGACGATGTCGTACTGCAGAACCCATTCTTGGACCATGCCGAAGTGATCAGTCCCGAATCTCCGCTTCCGTATCCCGACAACCGGTTCGACATCGTCGTGGCCCGCTCCGTTCTCGAGCACGTGGACAACGCCGAACACATTGCGCGAGAACTGATGCGAGTCGTGAAGCCGGGTGGGGTGATCGCCGCCGTCACTCCCAACAAGTATGGATACATCGCACTCGGTGCAAGGGCTGTGCCTAACCGAATGCACGTCAAAGCGCTCAAACGCATCCAACCGCAGCGCAAGGCCGAAGACGTCTTCCCTACTCGGTACAAACTGAACACCGCAGCCGCGCTGCGACGGGCATTCGGACCCGATGCCGAGGTCCACGTCGCCTACTGGTCGGCCGAGCCGGCGTATCACTTCGGGCGCCCGACCGTCTACCGGTTCATCAAGTGGATGAACAAGCATCTACCGGCTGTGCTGCAGCCGGTACTTCTCGTCTACATCCGCAAGCGGAAGTCGGCCTGA
- a CDS encoding lipase family protein, whose translation MSIVMIACGLVVSGVAACRADPVVTEDLTGPPISAEPDLPPPHVWLPLDEFYERPARIPPKPGVLLKNDRLTDRLLPPRSRAWRMMYSTRLPDNTPATAVATVLAPERPSPQPSPVILFQHGTVGIKQKCMPSTMTTPFEGVPGLEEVVRRGWVVIATDYQVDGDGVIPFLVGEGEARSTLDSLRAARQMPELQLANRAVVWGHSQGGHAALWTGIARGDYAPDIKLSGIAASAPATDLEELARIYAQGVAAATSAPYLATAYSQYYPDVQFDDVVPEGAREISREIADLCPEPQELLRLQQLGSELGAATVAPMSATGPFADRLRENTPNQTIDVPVLVVQGLTDPVIPPSVTDAFVDRQCAAGQDLAYWRVVDRDHNTVLAADGQIPEMLVSWTDDRLAGKIQTGCQTTTLRG comes from the coding sequence ATGTCGATCGTCATGATCGCATGCGGTCTGGTGGTGTCCGGTGTGGCCGCCTGCCGGGCGGACCCCGTCGTGACCGAGGACCTGACGGGTCCACCCATCAGCGCAGAGCCGGATCTGCCGCCCCCGCACGTATGGCTACCGCTCGACGAGTTCTACGAGCGTCCGGCCAGGATTCCGCCCAAGCCCGGCGTCCTGCTGAAAAATGACCGCTTGACGGACCGACTGCTTCCCCCGAGGTCACGTGCCTGGCGCATGATGTATTCGACGCGGCTCCCGGATAACACACCGGCCACCGCGGTGGCCACGGTGCTCGCGCCGGAGCGGCCCTCGCCCCAGCCCAGTCCGGTGATCCTGTTCCAACACGGGACCGTCGGGATCAAACAGAAGTGCATGCCGTCGACCATGACCACTCCCTTCGAAGGGGTGCCCGGGCTGGAAGAGGTGGTCAGAAGGGGCTGGGTGGTGATCGCGACCGACTACCAAGTCGATGGCGACGGCGTCATACCGTTCCTCGTGGGCGAAGGTGAGGCGCGTAGCACGCTGGACTCGTTGCGGGCAGCTCGGCAGATGCCGGAGCTGCAGCTGGCCAACCGTGCGGTGGTCTGGGGTCACTCGCAGGGCGGCCACGCGGCGTTGTGGACCGGGATCGCGCGCGGGGACTACGCACCCGACATCAAGTTGTCGGGCATAGCCGCGTCCGCCCCGGCGACAGATCTCGAAGAGCTCGCCCGAATCTACGCACAAGGTGTCGCGGCCGCCACCTCGGCTCCCTACCTCGCCACCGCCTACAGCCAGTACTACCCGGACGTCCAGTTCGACGATGTCGTGCCGGAGGGGGCGCGGGAGATCTCGCGCGAGATCGCCGATCTGTGCCCTGAACCCCAGGAGTTGCTTCGGTTGCAGCAACTGGGATCTGAATTGGGTGCGGCGACGGTGGCGCCGATGTCTGCGACCGGACCGTTCGCGGACCGGCTGCGCGAGAACACCCCGAATCAGACCATCGACGTACCGGTGCTGGTCGTGCAGGGGCTCACCGATCCTGTGATCCCGCCGTCGGTCACCGACGCGTTCGTCGATCGGCAGTGCGCAGCCGGACAGGACCTTGCCTACTGGCGGGTTGTCGACCGCGACCATAATACGGTGTTGGCGGCAGACGGCCAGATACCGGAGATGCTCGTCTCGTGGACCGACGATCGCCTGGCGGGCAAGATTCAGACGGGTTGTCAGACAACCACTTTGCGCGGCTAA